The Shewanella japonica genome has a window encoding:
- the cysB gene encoding HTH-type transcriptional regulator CysB, with protein sequence MKLQQLRYIAEVVKHNLNVSATAEDLYTSQPGISKQVRMLEDELGIQIFGRSGKHLTHVTPAGQLVIDISNDILGKVESIKKVSEEYTQPNQGELNIATTDTQARYALPQVIKPFIKRYPKVNLHMHQGTPSQISEQAARGDADFAIATEAMHLYSDLVMLPCYHWNRSIVVTRDHPLANRKTLSIEDLAEFPLVTYVFGFDKASEIEKSFKRAELEPRVVFSATSADVLKTYVRLGLGVGVIASMAIDPVIDKDLVAIDARHLFAHSTTKIGFRRGSFLRSYMYDFMYNFAPHLTRDVVEKAVALRDQQLIDEMFAGMELPVR encoded by the coding sequence ATGAAGTTACAGCAATTAAGATATATCGCAGAAGTGGTGAAGCATAATTTAAATGTATCAGCGACAGCTGAAGACCTTTATACCTCGCAACCTGGGATAAGCAAACAAGTTCGTATGTTAGAAGATGAACTTGGTATTCAGATATTCGGACGTAGTGGTAAACATTTAACCCACGTCACACCTGCTGGGCAGCTAGTGATTGATATATCAAATGATATCCTAGGAAAAGTCGAGAGTATCAAAAAGGTTTCTGAAGAGTACACACAACCGAATCAAGGTGAGCTCAACATTGCGACAACTGATACTCAAGCCCGTTACGCGTTGCCGCAAGTGATTAAACCTTTCATTAAGCGCTACCCAAAAGTTAATCTCCACATGCATCAAGGCACGCCATCTCAGATCAGTGAGCAGGCAGCAAGAGGTGATGCGGATTTCGCCATTGCGACCGAAGCAATGCATTTATACTCAGATTTAGTTATGTTGCCTTGCTATCATTGGAATCGTTCGATTGTAGTAACGCGTGATCATCCTTTGGCTAATCGTAAAACACTTTCAATAGAAGATTTAGCAGAGTTTCCTTTAGTCACTTATGTGTTTGGTTTCGATAAAGCCTCTGAGATTGAAAAGTCGTTTAAACGAGCTGAACTAGAGCCAAGAGTCGTATTCAGTGCCACCAGTGCTGATGTATTAAAAACCTATGTGAGGCTTGGCTTAGGCGTAGGGGTGATTGCTTCTATGGCGATTGATCCCGTGATAGATAAAGATTTAGTTGCTATTGATGCGAGACACCTATTTGCCCATAGTACGACTAAAATAGGTTTTAGACGTGGGAGTTTTTTACGAAGCTACATGTATGACTTTATGTATAACTTCGCGCCTCATTTAACCCGAGATGTTGTTGAAAAAGCTGTAGCATTGAGAGATCAGCAATTAATTGATGAGATGTTCGCAGGAATGGAGTTGCCAGTGAGGTAA
- a CDS encoding beta strand repeat-containing protein yields MRSAQRLFLALLSSIFLFACSGGGSISDDGGGGTDPVEVISVELTSSVADGAEVDATTGAVLTATVTSSTQGAVSGTLVSFVLNNTELGTFSNETATAVTNSDGVATISIFSANIAGSGSVVASTADGGSNALAITMKGDGTMTGSNTLTVALVDTSGNSISEISDDVPGEVHATYLDVAGNAISGELATFSTKLGLGIINPTTGTAITDSNGVAKISLTAGTIAGADEITVVIGETTETIGFTTLGDVSVVNPIDEYEITLTVEDSANNELRDISQDSPGTVLATLTKLGAAAAFEPVSFSITGEGIINPTSGNALTDANGIATVTLLTGDIKGAGTLTATFVLDNDSVSDDFSYSVAGDAEGGDGEVNDLVVTLVDTSGNQTSYISQASPGRAQVFLSDDSGNPLQNKVITFTSTLGNFLPNSGTALTDASGKAEILITAGTVEGAATITASFGSTQATIGFETAGDDIDPVAADPSITFDIYDCNDASSFDKALKNFEVCTVTDNITNQRPGILGAIVTLEGSNQPLKQVLVSAGTTLGAISPASATAITDSDGKAILDLYSDGAVGAGEVSLSVKQVTSTKAFEIGRVDIDLQVSTYIGTGTIPAGGSTVIEVTVLDPDGAIETTQPFNLEFSSQCMSAGNAVIDSPVVTNAGKGFATYKSINCQGTDTITVSAITGASTVTATIDVLIEAISVGAIQFIEASPTKLAIKGSGGLSDAGERSETSQVSFKLLNEIGQAAAAKRVCFELSTEVGGMTLSPAPIADDFVNCPNMPKVGDAEYPADLTQANKYAVAYTDANGDVTVTVRSGNVPTPVKVFAVWQDENDPSSLPVSNISDSLTVTTGLADYNSFSLSASVLNVEGWNRDGETSTVTIRSADHFNNPVPAGTVVHFVTEGGNIGQGDLDGSCTTVSNTGTCSVIWTSSNPRPFDGTTVTCPNGGFNGSVLPPCTGATMAGYTDGTNSVIAEPRPGRSTITAYAIGEESFVDLNGNGLFDTGEQWIDLSEAFFDHNEDGNYRDTIVSPLPDGAVNEEYVDYNSNGTFDTADGFYTGLLCATGSEASCTQTGINNTQAQLNVFRNIPIVMSGSVPFGRLVDIDDAGAITPVTAIDLRSVFVPVDPSDPNGPQEDVGLSSKTIYLFVSDINNNTLANGTTITAQSGNGDLAEATTEYTIGNNTSNKPLLYAFTVSRESSANQKTEGLLSITVQTLFGDAVTYTVNVLDNG; encoded by the coding sequence ATGAGGTCAGCACAAAGACTATTTTTAGCGCTTTTAAGTTCGATTTTTCTTTTTGCTTGTAGTGGTGGGGGAAGTATTTCAGATGATGGAGGCGGGGGAACAGATCCTGTTGAAGTCATCAGTGTAGAATTAACATCATCTGTGGCAGATGGAGCTGAAGTTGATGCAACAACTGGTGCAGTTTTAACTGCAACCGTGACAAGTTCAACTCAAGGCGCAGTCTCTGGGACATTGGTCAGCTTTGTATTAAACAATACAGAATTAGGGACATTTAGTAACGAAACCGCGACAGCTGTAACTAACTCTGATGGTGTTGCCACTATTTCCATTTTTTCAGCAAATATTGCAGGCTCGGGTAGTGTCGTTGCTTCTACAGCAGATGGGGGCTCTAATGCGTTAGCGATAACGATGAAAGGGGATGGGACTATGACAGGTTCCAATACGCTTACAGTAGCTTTAGTAGACACTTCTGGAAATTCTATTAGTGAGATTAGTGATGATGTACCAGGTGAGGTACATGCTACTTATTTAGATGTTGCAGGCAATGCTATTTCTGGAGAGTTAGCTACTTTTTCTACTAAATTAGGCCTAGGAATAATCAATCCAACAACTGGAACTGCCATAACAGATTCTAATGGTGTAGCTAAGATCTCTTTAACAGCCGGTACTATTGCTGGTGCAGATGAAATTACAGTTGTTATTGGTGAGACAACTGAAACAATTGGTTTTACCACGCTTGGTGATGTTTCAGTCGTTAATCCAATTGATGAATATGAAATAACTTTGACTGTTGAGGATTCAGCAAATAACGAATTAAGAGATATTAGCCAAGATTCTCCAGGAACCGTTTTAGCGACTTTAACCAAACTTGGTGCAGCAGCAGCATTTGAGCCTGTTAGTTTTTCTATAACAGGCGAAGGTATAATCAATCCAACGTCGGGTAACGCATTAACTGATGCTAATGGTATAGCAACTGTAACACTACTAACCGGTGATATTAAAGGTGCAGGCACTTTAACAGCAACTTTTGTATTGGATAATGATTCAGTTTCTGATGACTTTAGCTATAGCGTAGCTGGTGATGCAGAAGGTGGTGATGGTGAAGTAAACGATTTGGTGGTTACACTCGTTGATACATCAGGTAATCAAACAAGCTACATCAGTCAAGCCTCTCCAGGTAGAGCTCAAGTCTTTTTGAGTGATGACAGTGGTAACCCTCTGCAGAACAAAGTGATTACTTTTACAAGTACTCTTGGTAACTTTTTACCTAATTCTGGAACGGCGCTTACGGATGCTTCAGGTAAAGCTGAAATATTAATAACAGCCGGTACTGTTGAAGGTGCTGCGACTATAACCGCTTCTTTTGGTTCAACTCAAGCAACAATAGGCTTTGAAACTGCTGGTGATGATATTGATCCTGTCGCAGCAGATCCAAGCATTACATTTGATATCTATGATTGTAATGATGCATCATCTTTTGACAAAGCTCTGAAAAACTTCGAAGTTTGTACAGTAACTGATAATATTACAAATCAGCGACCAGGCATTTTAGGAGCCATTGTAACGCTTGAAGGTTCTAACCAGCCTTTAAAACAAGTTCTGGTTAGTGCAGGTACAACACTAGGTGCCATCAGCCCCGCTTCTGCTACCGCTATTACAGACTCAGACGGTAAAGCAATACTTGACTTATATTCTGACGGGGCAGTAGGTGCTGGTGAAGTCTCTCTTAGTGTAAAGCAAGTTACTTCTACTAAAGCATTTGAAATTGGACGTGTTGATATTGACCTGCAAGTTTCTACTTATATTGGTACAGGTACAATTCCTGCTGGTGGGTCAACAGTAATCGAAGTAACTGTTCTTGACCCTGATGGAGCGATTGAAACAACTCAACCATTTAATTTAGAGTTTTCTTCTCAATGTATGTCCGCAGGAAATGCTGTAATAGACTCTCCTGTAGTAACAAATGCAGGTAAAGGTTTTGCGACATACAAAAGTATAAATTGTCAAGGTACAGATACTATAACTGTATCTGCAATAACTGGTGCTTCAACTGTTACTGCTACCATAGATGTCTTGATTGAGGCTATCTCTGTTGGTGCAATTCAATTTATTGAGGCTTCTCCTACGAAATTAGCAATAAAAGGCTCAGGTGGGCTTTCTGATGCGGGTGAACGCTCAGAAACATCTCAGGTTTCTTTCAAATTGTTAAATGAGATAGGACAAGCTGCTGCAGCAAAAAGAGTATGTTTTGAATTAAGCACAGAAGTCGGAGGGATGACTTTATCACCAGCTCCTATTGCAGATGACTTTGTAAATTGTCCAAATATGCCAAAAGTCGGTGATGCAGAATACCCAGCAGACCTTACGCAAGCAAATAAGTATGCCGTTGCATATACAGATGCGAATGGCGATGTAACTGTTACGGTTCGTTCGGGTAATGTACCTACGCCGGTAAAAGTGTTTGCTGTTTGGCAAGACGAAAATGATCCTTCTAGTTTACCTGTTTCAAATATTTCAGACAGCTTAACAGTCACAACAGGTCTTGCTGATTATAATAGCTTTTCTTTATCTGCTTCAGTATTGAATGTTGAAGGTTGGAACCGCGACGGAGAAACAAGCACAGTCACTATTCGTTCTGCTGATCATTTTAATAATCCTGTTCCGGCAGGTACCGTGGTTCACTTCGTCACTGAAGGTGGGAATATCGGTCAAGGTGATTTAGATGGTAGTTGTACTACCGTTTCTAATACTGGTACCTGTTCAGTTATATGGACTAGTTCAAATCCAAGACCTTTTGATGGTACAACTGTGACCTGCCCTAATGGCGGTTTCAATGGCTCCGTTTTACCTCCTTGTACAGGTGCAACAATGGCGGGTTACACCGATGGAACAAACTCGGTGATTGCTGAGCCACGTCCTGGTCGCTCAACAATAACTGCCTATGCAATTGGTGAGGAAAGCTTTGTTGATTTAAATGGCAATGGTTTATTTGATACGGGGGAGCAATGGATAGATCTATCTGAAGCTTTCTTTGATCATAATGAGGATGGTAATTACCGTGACACTATAGTTAGCCCACTTCCTGACGGTGCTGTAAATGAAGAATATGTTGACTACAACAGTAATGGAACCTTTGATACCGCAGATGGTTTTTACACAGGTTTGCTATGTGCAACAGGCTCTGAAGCAAGTTGTACTCAAACTGGTATCAATAATACTCAAGCCCAACTAAATGTGTTTAGGAATATCCCAATTGTGATGTCTGGCTCGGTTCCTTTCGGAAGGTTAGTTGATATTGATGATGCTGGAGCTATTACACCTGTAACAGCTATTGATTTAAGATCTGTATTTGTTCCTGTTGACCCATCTGATCCAAATGGTCCTCAAGAAGATGTTGGTTTATCCTCTAAAACAATTTATCTTTTTGTTTCAGATATTAATAACAACACATTGGCAAACGGAACGACAATTACTGCTCAGTCAGGAAATGGTGACCTAGCTGAAGCTACAACGGAGTATACAATAGGTAACAATACTTCTAACAAACCTCTGCTCTATGCATTTACTGTTAGTAGAGAAAGTAGCGCCAACCAAAAAACGGAAGGTTTGCTTTCTATAACTGTCCAAACTTTGTTTGGTGACGCGGTGACATATACGGTCAATGTCTTAGATAATGGATAA
- the purN gene encoding phosphoribosylglycinamide formyltransferase — protein MSECCRVLVLISGNGSNLQAIIDGCDDNVNAEVVGVISNKADAYGLVRAHHSEIDTSCVIARKDESRQQYDLRLQTVIERYQPDLIVLAGFMRILSDEFVSQYLGKMINTHPSLLPKYAGLHTHQRAIDAKDTEHGASVHFVIPELDAGPVILQAKVPVYDEDTVETLSSRVHEQEHAIYPLVVKWFSLKRLIMHDNCAFLDGEKIGLHGYAPD, from the coding sequence ATGTCTGAATGCTGTCGCGTTCTTGTTCTTATTTCAGGCAATGGAAGTAACTTACAAGCCATCATTGATGGTTGTGATGATAACGTCAATGCTGAAGTCGTCGGTGTTATTAGTAATAAAGCCGATGCTTACGGTTTAGTTCGAGCTCACCATAGTGAAATTGATACTAGTTGCGTTATAGCCCGTAAAGATGAATCGCGTCAGCAATATGACTTGCGCTTACAAACTGTTATTGAGCGTTATCAGCCTGACTTAATTGTACTTGCTGGTTTCATGCGGATCTTATCAGATGAGTTTGTTAGCCAGTATTTAGGTAAAATGATTAATACCCATCCTTCATTATTGCCTAAATATGCTGGTTTACATACGCATCAAAGAGCGATTGATGCGAAAGATACTGAGCACGGCGCGAGTGTTCACTTTGTGATACCAGAACTTGATGCTGGCCCTGTGATATTACAAGCTAAGGTACCTGTATATGATGAAGATACTGTTGAAACATTATCTAGTCGAGTACATGAACAAGAACATGCCATTTATCCGTTAGTCGTTAAATGGTTTAGCTTAAAGCGGTTAATAATGCATGATAACTGCGCTTTCCTTGATGGTGAGAAAATTGGCCTTCATGGATACGCGCCTGATTAA
- the topA gene encoding type I DNA topoisomerase produces MGKSLVIVESPAKAKTINKYLGKEFIVKSSVGHIRDLPTSSSPDSKVATKTPAEVRKMSPEEKAKYKQQRDKRALVARMGINPEKGWDAKYQILPGKEKVVKELKALAEKADHIYLATDLDREGEAIAWHLQEIIGGDESRYQRVVFNEITKSAIQDAFSEPSALDTNMVNAQQARRFLDRVVGFMVSPLLWKKVARGLSAGRVQSVAVRLVVEREGEIKAFVPEEFWDVHADLATSQAQKLKMQVAKFQSAAFSPINEAQAQVALDALKGAKFVVTGRDDKATSSKPSAPYITSTLQQAASTRLGFGVKKTMMMAQRLYEAGHITYMRTDSTNLSKEAVDGVRDMIANDYGNKYLPEQPIRYGSKEGAQEAHEAIRPSNVIVQSASLTDMERDAQRLYELIWRQFVACQMTPAKYDATRLTVTAGDYELKASGRTLRFDGWTKVQPPMGKKNEEDNTLPVVAKGDVLDLKDLLPKQHFTKPPARFSEASLVKELEKRGIGRPSTYATIISTIQDRGYVKVENRRFFAEKMGEIVSDRLVESFSDIMNFDFTASMEQTLDDVAQGKLEWKKVLDGFYAELTKQLKQAELDPEEGGMRLNEMVLAEDIKCPTCGRPMGIRTGTTGVFLGCSGYALPPKERCKTTMNLTPGEEAVSDNEDAETDALRAKHRCGKCGTAMDSYLIDEGRKLHVCGNNPTCDGYEIEAGQFKIKGYEGPIIECDKCGNDMELKNGRFGKYFGCTNTECKNTRKLLKSGEAAPPKEDPIFLPDLKCTKSDAHFVLRDGAAGIFLAASTFPKSRETRAPLVEELVRYREQLWPKYQFLADAPVTDDDGNKAAVKFSRKTKEQYVATEVDGKATGWTSKFIGGKWVSESTKKKPAKKAVKKKAS; encoded by the coding sequence ATGGGTAAATCGCTAGTTATTGTCGAATCGCCGGCCAAAGCCAAGACTATTAATAAATACCTTGGTAAAGAATTTATCGTTAAATCGAGTGTAGGTCACATCCGTGATTTGCCTACATCATCATCGCCTGACAGCAAAGTGGCAACTAAAACGCCAGCTGAAGTCAGGAAAATGTCGCCTGAAGAAAAAGCCAAATATAAGCAGCAACGTGATAAACGTGCGCTAGTGGCTCGTATGGGGATTAACCCTGAAAAAGGCTGGGACGCCAAATATCAAATTTTGCCTGGCAAAGAAAAAGTCGTTAAAGAATTAAAAGCCCTTGCAGAAAAAGCTGACCATATCTATCTCGCAACCGATTTGGATAGAGAGGGAGAGGCGATTGCATGGCACTTACAAGAAATCATTGGTGGCGATGAGTCTCGTTACCAACGTGTTGTTTTTAACGAGATTACTAAATCAGCGATTCAAGATGCATTCAGTGAACCTTCTGCTCTTGACACCAATATGGTTAATGCCCAACAAGCACGTCGTTTCCTCGATCGTGTTGTAGGCTTTATGGTCTCCCCGCTACTTTGGAAAAAAGTGGCTCGTGGTTTGTCAGCTGGTCGGGTTCAATCGGTAGCTGTTCGATTAGTCGTTGAACGTGAAGGCGAGATTAAAGCATTTGTTCCTGAAGAGTTTTGGGATGTACATGCGGATTTAGCGACATCTCAAGCTCAGAAGCTTAAAATGCAAGTGGCTAAATTCCAGTCGGCCGCTTTTAGTCCAATCAATGAAGCGCAAGCGCAAGTTGCTTTGGATGCGCTAAAAGGTGCTAAGTTTGTTGTTACTGGTCGTGATGACAAAGCCACGTCAAGCAAACCATCTGCGCCGTATATAACGTCGACATTACAGCAAGCCGCGAGTACTCGTCTTGGTTTTGGTGTTAAAAAGACCATGATGATGGCACAGCGATTATATGAAGCTGGTCATATTACTTATATGCGTACCGACTCAACGAACTTGAGTAAAGAGGCGGTTGATGGTGTACGAGATATGATTGCCAATGATTACGGCAACAAGTATTTACCTGAACAACCTATTCGTTATGGTAGTAAAGAAGGCGCTCAAGAGGCGCATGAGGCTATCAGACCGTCTAATGTGATAGTTCAGTCTGCATCCTTAACAGATATGGAAAGAGACGCTCAGCGTCTTTATGAGCTTATTTGGCGCCAATTTGTAGCATGTCAGATGACTCCAGCTAAATATGATGCAACTCGTTTAACGGTCACTGCGGGTGATTACGAGTTAAAAGCCAGTGGTCGTACATTGAGATTTGATGGTTGGACAAAAGTGCAACCGCCAATGGGTAAAAAGAACGAAGAAGATAATACGTTACCAGTAGTTGCTAAAGGGGATGTATTAGATCTTAAGGACTTATTACCTAAACAACACTTCACAAAGCCGCCTGCACGCTTTAGTGAAGCATCATTAGTAAAAGAACTTGAAAAACGTGGCATTGGTCGCCCATCGACTTATGCGACGATTATTTCTACCATTCAAGATCGTGGTTACGTTAAAGTTGAAAACCGTCGCTTCTTTGCTGAAAAAATGGGTGAAATTGTTAGCGACCGTTTAGTCGAAAGCTTCAGTGACATCATGAACTTTGATTTTACCGCCAGCATGGAGCAAACGCTCGATGATGTTGCCCAAGGTAAGTTAGAGTGGAAAAAAGTGCTTGATGGGTTTTATGCTGAATTAACTAAACAGCTTAAACAAGCTGAACTCGATCCTGAAGAAGGCGGTATGCGCCTTAATGAGATGGTACTTGCTGAAGATATTAAGTGTCCAACTTGTGGTCGCCCTATGGGAATTCGCACTGGTACAACAGGTGTATTCCTAGGTTGTTCAGGCTATGCTTTACCGCCAAAAGAGCGCTGTAAAACCACCATGAATTTAACACCTGGTGAAGAAGCCGTTAGCGATAATGAAGATGCTGAAACGGATGCATTACGCGCTAAACATCGCTGTGGTAAATGTGGCACAGCGATGGACAGCTATTTAATTGACGAAGGCCGTAAATTGCATGTTTGTGGTAATAACCCAACGTGTGACGGTTATGAAATCGAAGCGGGACAGTTCAAAATTAAAGGCTATGAAGGGCCGATCATTGAGTGCGATAAGTGCGGCAATGATATGGAACTTAAAAACGGCCGATTTGGTAAGTATTTTGGTTGTACAAATACCGAGTGTAAGAATACCCGTAAACTGCTGAAAAGTGGTGAAGCGGCGCCACCAAAAGAAGACCCTATCTTCTTACCTGATTTAAAATGTACTAAATCAGATGCGCACTTTGTTTTACGTGATGGTGCTGCTGGTATTTTCCTTGCGGCAAGTACTTTCCCTAAATCTCGGGAAACACGTGCGCCATTAGTTGAAGAGTTGGTTCGCTATCGTGAACAACTTTGGCCTAAATATCAGTTTTTGGCTGATGCGCCAGTCACTGATGATGACGGTAATAAAGCTGCCGTTAAGTTTAGCCGCAAAACGAAAGAGCAATACGTTGCTACTGAAGTGGATGGCAAAGCGACTGGGTGGACATCTAAGTTTATCGGTGGCAAGTGGGTGAGTGAATCTACCAAGAAAAAGCCAGCTAAAAAAGCAGTCAAGAAAAAAGCTTCATAG
- the astB gene encoding N-succinylarginine dihydrolase, with translation MKHYEANFDGLVGPTHNYAGLSFGNVASYSNAAQASDPKAAAKQGLLKAKSLADLGMVQGVLAPQERPDIYSLRRMGFSGSDAEVLNQAAKQASALLNACCSASSMWTANAATVSPSADTRDGKVHFTPANLVDKLHRSIEPVTTGNILKATFKDERFFKHHQHLPEHASFGDEGAANHTRLCNDYGHSGVELFVYGQESTNPNAVKPVKFPARQTLEASQAVARLHQLDEESCVFMQQNPHVIDQGVFHNDVISVGNQNVLFYHEQAFLNTDVKFDEIRKKMNTDVHFVKVSTEQVSINDAVKSYLFNTQIITLPNGEMAIIAPTNCQENPAVFAYLNELVTLGTPIKQVQYYDVKQSMQNGGGPACLRLRVAMSELEISAVNQNTLMNDALFNKLNNWVEKHYRDRLEVKDLADPQLIIESRTALDELTQILKLGSVYQFQR, from the coding sequence ATGAAGCACTACGAAGCGAACTTTGACGGACTAGTCGGACCAACGCACAACTATGCAGGTTTATCTTTTGGTAATGTAGCCTCTTATAGTAACGCAGCGCAAGCATCAGATCCTAAGGCAGCGGCAAAACAAGGCTTATTAAAAGCTAAATCGTTAGCTGATTTAGGTATGGTGCAAGGTGTTTTAGCACCTCAAGAACGTCCTGATATCTATTCGCTTCGACGCATGGGATTCTCTGGCTCTGATGCAGAAGTGCTAAATCAAGCAGCTAAGCAAGCATCTGCATTACTCAACGCATGTTGCAGTGCATCTTCTATGTGGACAGCAAACGCCGCAACTGTTTCACCTAGTGCCGATACCCGAGACGGTAAAGTGCATTTCACTCCAGCAAATCTCGTTGATAAGCTTCATCGCAGCATTGAACCTGTTACAACAGGTAATATTCTAAAAGCAACTTTTAAAGATGAACGTTTTTTTAAGCATCATCAACATTTACCTGAGCACGCAAGCTTCGGTGACGAAGGAGCTGCAAACCATACTCGTCTGTGTAATGATTACGGTCATTCAGGGGTTGAGTTATTTGTATATGGCCAAGAGTCAACCAACCCTAATGCGGTAAAACCGGTTAAATTCCCAGCAAGACAAACACTTGAAGCATCACAAGCTGTAGCTCGCCTGCATCAACTAGATGAAGAAAGTTGTGTCTTCATGCAGCAAAACCCTCACGTTATTGACCAAGGTGTTTTTCATAATGATGTGATTTCAGTAGGCAACCAAAATGTTCTTTTTTACCATGAACAAGCATTTTTAAATACTGATGTTAAGTTTGATGAAATACGTAAAAAAATGAATACTGATGTTCATTTCGTAAAAGTTTCAACTGAACAAGTATCTATAAATGATGCCGTAAAAAGTTATTTATTTAACACGCAAATTATTACCTTACCAAATGGCGAAATGGCAATTATTGCCCCAACCAATTGCCAAGAAAACCCAGCAGTATTTGCTTACCTAAATGAATTAGTTACCTTAGGTACGCCAATTAAACAAGTACAGTATTATGATGTGAAGCAAAGTATGCAAAATGGCGGCGGCCCAGCTTGTCTTCGATTACGTGTTGCAATGAGTGAGTTAGAAATTTCTGCTGTAAATCAAAACACATTAATGAACGATGCATTATTTAATAAGTTAAATAACTGGGTTGAGAAACATTATCGTGACCGTCTAGAAGTTAAAGACTTAGCTGACCCACAGCTTATTATTGAATCTCGTACCGCATTAGATGAATTAACACAGATATTAAAACTTGGCAGTGTTTATCAGTTCCAAAGATAA